The Rhodoluna lacicola genome includes the window CAAAAGTTTCGCTGCGCACGTAAGCAGAAAGTTCTTCACCCGCGGCATCGCACTCATCAAAGAAGTCCTGACCGATTCCCTGGCGACGCAAGAATTTTTCTAGACGAGCAAGTGGATCGCGCGCCTTCCAATATTCTTCTTCCTCTTTGCTGCGGTACTTGGTTGGGTCATCCGATGAAGTGTGTGCACCCATTCGATAGGTGAGTGCTTCAATCAGGTGCGGTCCGGCACCCTCACGTGCGTCATCCATGTGCTTCTTCGTAACTGCGTAAGAAGCAAGCACGTCGTTACCGTCAATACGAATTCCCGGAACACCAAAACCCGCACCGCGTTGGAAAAGTGGAACAGTGGTTTGCGTAGCAACCGGAGAAGAAATTGCGTACTGATTATTTTGAATGAAGTAAACCAGTGGAGCTTTGTTGGTGGCGGCAAAAAGGAATGACTCCGATGCCTCGCCCTCGGCAGTTGCACCGTCACCGATGTAAGTAATTACCGCCAGATCATTTTCAAGGTCTCCGTTGCCAACCTTGCCGTCAAACTTAACGCCCATCGCGTAACCAACCGCGTGCAGCGTCTGAGTTGCCAGCACAATCGCGTAAAGGTGAAAGCGAGTTTCATCGGGGTTCCAACCACCGTGGTTAACACCGCGAAGCATTTTCAGAATGCTCATCAGGTCAATACCGTGGGTGATGGCTACGCCGTGTTCGCGGTAGCTCGGAAAAATGTGATCGTTGTGGCCAACGGCATAGCCGGAACCAATTTGCGCGGCCTCCTGGCCGATGGCCGGAATCCAAAGACCCAGCTGACCCTGGCGCTGCAGAGCGGTGGCTTCGTAATCAAAGCGGCGCATGCGGGCCATGTCGCGATAGAACTTGAGGAAGTCTTCTTCTTTTAGAGCCTCGATGTACTTGCCGTATTCGGCATATTGGGTTGGCACGCCATAATCACCCTCAGGAGAGAGTAATTGCACCATCGGCACGCGCACATCGTGGGAAGTCATCTAAACCAGATTAGTTGCTTTAAATGGCACAATCTAAATATGGTTCGATTTCTAGTCAGCACCGTAATTAATGCACTTGGCCTATGGGCGGTAACCCTGTGCATCCCGGCGATCAAGCTAACTCCCTACGGTGGCACTGAACTTTGGCAAACCATCGCATCGTTCCTGCTGGTTGGTGCGGTTTTCGGCTTCGTCAATGGCATCATCGCCCCGGTCATCAAAGTCTTGGCACTGCCGCTCTACATTTTGACCTTTGGCCTGATCTCGTTCCTGATTAACGGAGCCCTGCTGCTATTTGTGGCCTGGCTTTCACAGCTCTGGGGCAACGGGGTCTTCACCATTTACGGCTTCAACCAAGAAGGCCTCACCGTTGAGTCGCTGGGTTGGGCAATTTTGGGCTCAATCGTGATGAGCATCACCGCATTCTTCGCCCGCGCGGTCTTCAAAACCCTGCGCCTGATTTAAGCCCTGCTACTCGAGAGGGTCTAGTCCACCCGCTTCAGCTCAAAAACCGTGGTTTCCCCGGTTTCAACACCGATACTTCCGTTCGGCCAAAAATCACCCAGCAGCTGATCGCGCACTCGGCTCAGGCCAAAGTCTTGGGATTTATCGGCCAATTCGGCTGTTTTGGTGTAATTCTCAATTTCATGAGCCTCCAAAACGGCAGCCAGCGGGGTAGAAATTGGCAAAACTCGCTCCACCGTGACCAGGTTTAGGGCCAAAGGGTTAGCTTTTAGCCCCAATTTGGGCACAATGTCGTTTTTGTGCTGAATTGCCACGGTTGGCACCGGAAGCTTCTCGGCTAACTGGCTAATTGGTGCCCCAAAGGTGACCAAACCCTTTACCCGCTTGTCATTCAGGGCAATGTTGGCTCCAATGAGTCCGCCCTGGGAGTGGCCAACCAGCAAAATCCGACTGCCGGCGGTTGCCCCCGCTGCGGCGAGCGCCAGTTGAACCCCGCGTTCGCTGGCCGCCAGGCCCGGACCCTTCATGGCCTGCAAGTTGGAGGTGAAATCTATGGGGTTGCCCAGCCCGATTGGGCTCCAGGTTTGGGTGCCTGGCAGGTAGGCCACGAATCTGGTTCCGTAGCGCTCGACCACAATGTTCCCCTGGCCACTGATCTGTTCCAGCCGCTTGCCCAAGCCCTCTAGGCCAAGGGGAGCGGAACGCCAAAACTTATCCACAGGGGTGGCCGTCACCTTGTGTTCGCGAAACATGCCCACCTCATTGGCCAGGCCAATTAGGCCGCCGGCAATTATCGGTGCTGAAATAAGGCCAAGGTCGGTGAGCTCTCTGGCCAGCAGCCCCTCGCCGTCGAAGTATTCGTTGGCGGCCGCGTCCAGAGCCTGCATCAAAAACCTGATTCGCTCTTGAACCGCGGGCAGTTCCATGGCCAGGCCGATGCGCTTGAGCGGGTTGTTTAGAAAATCGTGCGGCTCAACCTGGTCGCCAAGTAGATTCGCCACCGTGGCCAGCCCGGTTTGAATTCTCTCGATTTCGGCTCGGGTGGCAACAATCGCGGGGTCACCGCCGTAGCTAACAATTGCCAACTCGGCGCTCCAATCAAAGTGCCCACGACGACAATCGCACGGCTAAGTTTTGAAGTTGATGGGCGAGTGCCTCAATTGAATTTGCACAGGCGCTTGCTGCTGTGCCTTGCCACAGAGTTGGGTTCGGCAAACAAAAGCGCAGCGAGACGATTGCTTGATTAATTGCGTGATCGATTGAATCCATATGCAGATGATGGGGTAGGTATCGGTGTTTATGAAGCCAGCGCCGGAATCTGTGGAAAAGTTGGGGCAATATAGATGGGTGAGCAAACTTTCAATCCAGCCAATTTCCCCTCTTGATGGTCGCTATCGCGCGGCAGTATCAGACTTGGGATTCCACCTTTCTGAAGCTGGACTAAACCGCGCACGCATCGCGGTTGAGATTGAATGGCTAATTCAGTTGGCCAACCGCAACCTGCTAGAGACAAACTCGCCAATCAGCGAAGAGAAGCAGGCCGAACTTCGCAACATCATTCGCAACTTCAGCGACGAAGACGTTGCCACCCTGGCTGCAACAGAGGCCACCACCAAGCACGATGTGAAGGCCGTTGAATATTTCATTCGCGGCAAGTTGGATCAGCTTGGTCTTTCAAACTTGGCCGAGCTAACTCACTTTGCTTGCACCTCTGAAGACATTAACAACTTGTCTTACGCAATCACCGTGCGCGATGCAATCAACGAGGTTTGGTTGCCAAAGGTGCAGATTCTGATTGGCAAGTTGCGTGAACTTTCTGCCAAGTACGCAGGCGATGCAATGTTGTCGCACACTCACGGTCAACCGGCAACCCCTTCAACCATGGGTAAAGAGCTGGCGGTTTTCATTCACCGTCTTGAGCGCCAGATTCGCCGCATTGAAGATGCCGATTACCTTGGCAAGTTCAGCGGCGCCACCGGAACTTTTAGCGCGCACGTTGTTGCAGCACCAAATGTTGACTGGCTAAAAGAATCTGAAGATTTTGTTCGTCACCTTGGTCTTACCTGGAACCCACTGACCACTCAGATTGAATCACACGACTGGCAGGCAGAGCTTTACTCAGCGGTGGCGCTGTTCAACCGCATCCTGCACAATCTATGCACCGATATCTGGTCTTACATCTCTATGGGTTACTTCAAGCAGATTCCCGTTGCTGGTGCAACCGGTTCTTCAACCATGCCGCACAAGATCAACCCAATTCGTTTTGAAAACGCAGAATCTAACCTTGAGCTTTCAAACGCAATTTTGGATTCTCTGGCATCGACCTTAGTGACCTCTCGTTTGCAGCGCGACCTGACTGACTCTTCATCGCAGCGCAATATTGGTCTTGGTCTTGGTCACTCGCTACTGGCGATTGATAACGTCACCCGCGGACTGCACGAAATTGATCTTTCAAAGGTTGCGCTTGACTCAGACCTCAGCGATAACTGGGAGATTCTGGGTGAGGCAATTCAGACTGTTATTCGCGCCGAGGTTGCCGCTGGTCGCTCAACTATTTCTGACCCTTACGCTCTGCTAAAAGAACTCACTCGCGGCAAACGTCTAAGCGGCGAAGACATGATCACCTTTGTGAATGGTCTAGAAATTGGTCAAGAAGCTAAGTACAGATTGCTGCAGTTGAAGCCGCACGATTACACCGGTCTTGCCGAAGAACTCGCTAAGCGAATTCAAGCCAAGTCGTTACTTTAGGCGCGGCTGATTTGGATCGGCGTCGTCATCTTTTACGGTCAGCGCCAAGGTTGCAATGCTCACCAGTGAAACGATGAAGGTAATCACAAACCAGATTGAGGTGCGCTGAAAAGCGCCTTCTGCCTCATCAACACCGCCGGTGCCAAAGAAGACAAGAACTGCAACGAAAGACGCTGCCGCAAAAGACAGTGTTAGGTAGGTGCGAATGCTGCGTGCAGCAGAGGATTTCTTTGGCTTGTTTGACATGTGTCTAGCCTAAGCCTTTGGTGACGCTGAAGATATGCCCAGATGCACACCCAGGATGATTGCGTAGGCGCCAAAGAATCCAACAAATGCAACGGGATCAATCCCCGATACAAATCCGCTAATCGAGACAGCAACAATCAAACCAAAATTAATAAATGCGTTTAATGCAGAGTCTTTGCGAGATACCGAGCCTGGCTTTGAAGTGAATAGCTTGCCCACTTCAAAGAATCCGTTTACGAACGGCCAAATGAACATCAAGCCAAAGAACCAAAGTTGATCAAGCTGAACAATCAAGACGATTGCAAAAATCAAAAGAGCAACGTAGAAAACTAACTTGATGATGTTTGATGTTCGCCCTTCATTCTTGGCAACCAGGATTGCGCTTGAGATTGCAAATCCGGTGGCAAGAATTACCAGGCCCATGTTTCCAATCAACGCATCGTGAATCTGCGAGAAGGTGATGAAGATGCCGGTAATGATTGCGGCGGCTGCCTGAACGGCTTGTGTTATTCGCAATTAATTAAGCTTTCATATTCATAAAACGAGAATATTGTCCTTGGAATGCAACCACAACTGTTCCGGTAGGTCCGTTTCGTTGCTTAGCAAGAATAAGATCTGCCTCACCAACGCGCGGGTGATCTTTTTCGTACTGCGCCTCGCGGTGCAAAAGAATTACTACGTCAGCGTCTTGCTCCAGTGATCCCGATTCACGAAGCTGCGAAATTTCTGGCTTCTTGTCTTTGGTCTGCTCAGAGTTTCGGTTCAGCTGTGAGATAGCAATCACCGGAACATTAAGTTCTTTGGCCAAAAGTTTTAGGGCACGTGAGAACTCTGAAACTTCTTGCTGACGTGATTCAACTTTTTTACCCGATGTCATTAGCTGCAGATAGTCGATCACAATCATCTTTAGATCAACGCGTGACATCAGACGACGAGCCTTTGCGCGAATCTCTACCAGAGTCATGTTTGGTGAGTCGTCGATAAACAAAGGTGCATCGTTGATCTGACCACGCACCGCTGCAAGGCGGCTCCAGTCGGCATCGCCGATTGCACCCTTACGCAGGTTCTGCAACGGAATTTGTGATTCCGCAGAAAGCATGCGCATTGCGATTTCTGCGCGACCCATTTCAAGTGAGAAGAAAACAGTTGCCTTGTTGTGTTTGATCGCTGCGTTGCGAGCAAAGTCCAAAGCAAGCGTTGACTTACCAACCGCAGGTCGTGCAGCAAGAATTACAAACTGACCACCGTGCAGGCCGTGAGTCATTTCATCAAGCTCTGCGAAACCGGTTGGCACGCCGGTCATTTCGCCGCCGCGTGATTGCGCGTTCTCAATTTCGGCAATCGCGGCCTCTAGTGAGGTGTTAAGGTCAACGATGTCTTCTTTGGTTGCACCGCGCATCACACCATAAACATCGTTTTGCGCCTGGTTGACTAGATCTTCAACTTCACCCTCGTTGGCATAACCAAGCTGAGCAATTTTGGTACCAACTTCTACCAGGCGACGAAGGGTGGCCTTTTCGGCAACGATCTGCGCGTAGAAAGCTGCGTTGGCAGCGGTAGGAACAATTGAAGTGAGAGTGTGTAGATAGTCGGCGCCACCGGCCTTGACCAGGTTGCCCGCCTTGGTGAGTTCATCGGTGACGGTAATTACGTCTGTTGGTTCACCCTTGGCAAAGAGGGAAAGAATGGCGTCGAAAATGATTTCGTGCTTTGGCGCGTAGAAATCAGCGCCGCGAACTGCCTCTTGAACCTCGGCCACAGCTTCGGCAGAAAGCAACATGCCGCCCAGCGCGCTTTGCTCGGCCAACATATCGTTTGGCAGCATGCGCTCGTTTCCGCGGCTTGGATCAACCGGAGGAACAGCTAAAAGTGACATTTAAACCCAATCTTTAGGCCTTCTTCAGACCGATACTTGTCTAGCATCCACTACTGACACGCATTACTAAAACTAGGCTGTGAACAAGAATGTGGATAACTGTGCAGACACGCCGTTCTATATGTGGATAACCTGTGGATAAACCTGTGGGGAATATGTGGAATCTGCCCCCAATCCCTTGTTTTTACAAGGGTTTTGGGCTGGGGATAAAAGTATTCAGAAAACCCTAAACCTAACCCTCAAGGTTGTGTATAACTCGCCCAAAACCACACTTATCCACAGGGCGACGGCGTGTTATCCACATGTCCTGGCACAATGGCCCGTCATGCAAAAACGGGTCCCCACTGGGGACCCGTTCTCAAGTAATTCGCACAAGTTGCGAACACCGCGTCTAACGCCGCGCTCGGTCCTTACTTGCGACCAGAAACCTGGAGGGTGATGGTTGCAACGGTGTCGCCGTGTAGACGAACGGTTGCTAGGTGCTCACCGGTGGTGCGGATCGGAGCTACGAAAGCAATCTTGCGCTTGTCGATTTCACCAAGACCAGCTGCTGCAACTGCTGCTGCAACATCTGCGGTCTTTACTGAACCGAACAAACGACCACCAAC containing:
- a CDS encoding thiamine pyrophosphate-dependent dehydrogenase E1 component subunit alpha, with the protein product MTSHDVRVPMVQLLSPEGDYGVPTQYAEYGKYIEALKEEDFLKFYRDMARMRRFDYEATALQRQGQLGLWIPAIGQEAAQIGSGYAVGHNDHIFPSYREHGVAITHGIDLMSILKMLRGVNHGGWNPDETRFHLYAIVLATQTLHAVGYAMGVKFDGKVGNGDLENDLAVITYIGDGATAEGEASESFLFAATNKAPLVYFIQNNQYAISSPVATQTTVPLFQRGAGFGVPGIRIDGNDVLASYAVTKKHMDDAREGAGPHLIEALTYRMGAHTSSDDPTKYRSKEEEEYWKARDPLARLEKFLRRQGIGQDFFDECDAAGEELSAYVRSETFALQNPPIENMFKHVYSEAHPLVEEQLAWLEGYEASFENGGA
- a CDS encoding phage holin family protein, with the translated sequence MVRFLVSTVINALGLWAVTLCIPAIKLTPYGGTELWQTIASFLLVGAVFGFVNGIIAPVIKVLALPLYILTFGLISFLINGALLLFVAWLSQLWGNGVFTIYGFNQEGLTVESLGWAILGSIVMSITAFFARAVFKTLRLI
- the purB gene encoding adenylosuccinate lyase encodes the protein MSKLSIQPISPLDGRYRAAVSDLGFHLSEAGLNRARIAVEIEWLIQLANRNLLETNSPISEEKQAELRNIIRNFSDEDVATLAATEATTKHDVKAVEYFIRGKLDQLGLSNLAELTHFACTSEDINNLSYAITVRDAINEVWLPKVQILIGKLRELSAKYAGDAMLSHTHGQPATPSTMGKELAVFIHRLERQIRRIEDADYLGKFSGATGTFSAHVVAAPNVDWLKESEDFVRHLGLTWNPLTTQIESHDWQAELYSAVALFNRILHNLCTDIWSYISMGYFKQIPVAGATGSSTMPHKINPIRFENAESNLELSNAILDSLASTLVTSRLQRDLTDSSSQRNIGLGLGHSLLAIDNVTRGLHEIDLSKVALDSDLSDNWEILGEAIQTVIRAEVAAGRSTISDPYALLKELTRGKRLSGEDMITFVNGLEIGQEAKYRLLQLKPHDYTGLAEELAKRIQAKSLL
- the dnaB gene encoding replicative DNA helicase, with product MSLLAVPPVDPSRGNERMLPNDMLAEQSALGGMLLSAEAVAEVQEAVRGADFYAPKHEIIFDAILSLFAKGEPTDVITVTDELTKAGNLVKAGGADYLHTLTSIVPTAANAAFYAQIVAEKATLRRLVEVGTKIAQLGYANEGEVEDLVNQAQNDVYGVMRGATKEDIVDLNTSLEAAIAEIENAQSRGGEMTGVPTGFAELDEMTHGLHGGQFVILAARPAVGKSTLALDFARNAAIKHNKATVFFSLEMGRAEIAMRMLSAESQIPLQNLRKGAIGDADWSRLAAVRGQINDAPLFIDDSPNMTLVEIRAKARRLMSRVDLKMIVIDYLQLMTSGKKVESRQQEVSEFSRALKLLAKELNVPVIAISQLNRNSEQTKDKKPEISQLRESGSLEQDADVVILLHREAQYEKDHPRVGEADLILAKQRNGPTGTVVVAFQGQYSRFMNMKA